In Miscanthus floridulus cultivar M001 chromosome 8, ASM1932011v1, whole genome shotgun sequence, the sequence CGCATGGAACTCTGCACGCACACCAAGTTTCCATTTACTAATAATAGAGATCGATCATCGAGCGCAAAACAATTCTCCTCGGTCAATTAATACAGACAGAGTATATAATACTGACCTCTGGTAGATGACGGGGATGATGCCGGTGCTGATGTCGCTGCCAATCTTCTCCCAGGCCGGCTGCGCCATGTCGAAGTGCGGGCGCTGCTGATTGCACCACCCGCCGTCGGGCAACGCCGAGTTGGGCGGGCAGAAGTTGGTGGCGGTGACGGTGACCGTGACGCCGGGCTTGCACAACGTCGGGTCCGTCTTGCGGTCGCAGGCGATCTTGTAGCACTGGCCGCAGGACGCGCCGTCGTTGAAGAGCACCGTGCTCAGCGCCGCCGTGCGCGAGCCGTACCCCTGCGAGTACAGGTTCCCGTACCCGCATGCACCGCCCATGGTCCCGGAGGCATCGGCTCCGCCGTAGAACGTCGCGTGCGCCCCCCTCAGCCATCCGGTCGTCGGCGGCGGTGCGTTGGCTGCGACGCCACGGCCAACGCCCATGCGCACTGTGAGCAGAAGCAGAGCTGCCAAAATTGGAGCTGGAGCCATTCCAATCGATGTGAACTACTACTCGCAAACACTACTGTCTAGAGCTGCAACAGGTGTTTGTGTGTTGTGTGTCCAGGCCCGGCCGTtggagtgtgtgtgtgtatagCACACTTTTCCTTTGTTGATGTGATTATCAGATTGTGGGATGTTTAATTGCCTGTGATGTGCAGGAGTATAAATAGCCTTTTGTACGTAATCTCTACTCAATTGGTGGCTTGAGGTTGAGGATTATATAAACTGAAGGAGGAGGCAGGCAGGGAGGATGTAGGCGCTATAGCGTGCACATGCGcacggccgcgccgccgcgccgtgGCCGCTTGACGGCGAAATCTGACGAATAGAAAAGAAATGCAGGCGCAGACACGTTCGCGCCACACCTGCTTTCTCATCTCGCTACCTCAATCGTCCGTCGGCTCATCTTCATCTGTTGGACTTTTACTTGTTCGACGTGAGAAGAGCATGCATCTTGGATTGACTTCTGAAGGCAAGGCTATAGCTTAAATATAAATTGTTTCGCGCGCGGTTCTCTGTTGGAGTTGGGAGGACGTACTCGGTACTCCCTTGTCCAAGGAAGCATGAAGTTGAAGCTGGTCGAACGAATGCATGCACCTGGTCCGGCCGCCGCGGAACCAGAGATTCAGAGTTGAGTTAACGTCAAGCCAGGATAACCGGATATGTTCATCACAGGAGCCTTACAAAGTAGCATGAGCATGGGCATAAGGGTACCACACAAGATAAATTAATTACGCGTTACTAGACCCAGACGTCCGGACGCCCGCGACTGCTTTGCTTCCCGCGCGTAGCGAGCGGACGACGTGGACCGGAGCCACTACGCGAGCATTGCGCCGCCGTCGGCCCACCGGGGCCATCACCTCCACGGGCGTTTGCGTGCTCGTCGGGTACGGTTTCCCACCGAGCTTGAACAGCCGCGACGAGATGGAGGGAAGGAAAGGGAGGGGAGAGGGCGAGACGTGTTGCACGAGGAAGACACGAGGTAAGAGCCGAAGCCCTACGGCAGGCCACTGTCCGCCAGCCATCGGCAattattgcaacatgtgcaaaacCCAatttacttttaaaacatccagacgaaatatttgcaacatacgtctaaagacagataaaatatttgaaacatgcatctgaaacacttgcaaaaaaacacatgaaatacttgaaaaccattgcaacacgTACGCaagcatccagataaaacatttgcaacatatgcttgaaacatatgcaacataagtgtacaaccattgcaacatatgcatcatcccgatctacttttgcaacatccatatatacGAAACCCTTAcaatatacctctgaaacaactgaaacactcgaAACGTACGCTTACAACATGTGCTTTCagcgcaatgtcaccttgctgcttggacgaacgAAGCTCGTCCttgtggagctcgacgccggcgcggagctcgatgccacggAGTACTCGGAGGTCGCCGGTGCGCAGCTCGTCTGTGGCGCGAACCTTGGCAGTGGCCGCGGCAGGCGGATGGAGTGCGGCCGCAATGGGAGGCGGAGTCCGTCCCGTGATGGTAGCTGGTGTTGGCGGGggtgggcgcgggcgcggcgccgACGAGCGGCGCAGGCGGTGTCCATCCGAGCAGGGTGGCGCAGGCGAGCGGAGTCGTCCCGCGAGCGGGGGCGCGCAGTGCAGAGTGGGCGTGCGACGCGGGCGGGGTACGCGAATGAGTGGATGAGAATGGGTCCGTGAATGAGTGAACGAGGAGCGTCCGGACGGGAGTCACGGGGCAGACGCACTGATACAAGCATTACTGAAAATAATTTAGTGGAGCATCCCAGCTTCATTGCGAGCAGGCTTGTTTGAGTTTGAACAACAAGCTCGGCACATAAAGCCCAATATATACCCGAACCcttaacaaaaaaacaaaaacaaaaacaaaaaaactaagAACCACCTATGAAAAATGTAATATTTTTACTGGCTGAATTAAGACTGGTTGAATTAGTCATCCGTCTTTAAAAAATAGGAAAAGTCTAAATTACTCCCCTCAAATTTGGTGTATGTCCAAATTACCCCCTAAACTTACATTTGGTTCAATTTACTCTCTCTAACTATTTTAATTGGTCTAGTTTACCGCTTAAcatgatttgttatttttatttttCCACATATTAGTTGAGTCTTAACATCAACTTTTGTGATATGACAGAGAACATCATAAGTTAtgttagaaaaatatatcttaactttttgccactattttgataGCTTAGGAAATTTAATGATAAATTGACACTAGAGATACAACACCGTATACAACATAATGATAAATTCATAGTGCATTTTTCTAACACAAAATACAATGTCATCTATCACCTCATAAAATTGGAAACTAAAATATAATTTATACATAGagtaacaaaaaaataaaaatctcttTAAGGTGTTAGTTGGATCAACTTAAATATTTGGAGGGAGTAAATTAAACTAAATGTTAGTTTAGAGGGTTATTTAGACATACGCCAAATTTGGAGGGAGTAATATAgacttttttttctaaaataaagcGTTTATACAATATAATATTAGATTGAACTATAGGAAAATGTGATGATCAAACAAATAGTACAACATGAATgcgataccaaataagtatcattattttttttatcaaaacatctcaagtttgactaaatttataaatCATTCCaattggagagtcaaagcatctcaaatttgactaaatttatataataaaataatagcattatgataccaaataagtatgattactttctttattaattatatttttatagtatatgtccatttgatataattttagtTAAATCTGAGATGCTTTGACTGTAAGAAAAGTagaaacgacttataatttggacgaGATGGAGTATATAACTACTTTGCTAGAGAGCTCTAGGAACAAGAGTTATGCACATGTCCGATTCTTTGCATTGTCAAACAATGATTTGAATTATGTTTTCCTAAAGATAAAACAACAATTTGAATTTGTTTCGAAgcaacatatttcatggtttgccaaataaaaaaatttgatttaggccatgtttggttACTGTAGTCCATCCTAAAATtcttgtcacatcaaatgtttggacatatgcatagagtattaaatatagactaattacgaaactaattgcacaacttacgactaatttgtgagacgaatcttttaagcctaattagtccatgatttaacaacatggtgctacagtaaacatgtgctaataacagattaattaggcttaaaaatcgtctcgtaaattagtctccatctatgtaattagttttgtaattaatctatatttaatattttttattaatatctaaatatttgacGTGACATAAATTCTAGAAACGACTGAacaaccaaacacgcccttacTTTAAGTGCATGGTTAGTTcacgaaatttgggaatttgactactgtagcactttcatttttatttggcaattagtgttcaatcatgaactaattatgctcaaaacgttcgtttcgcgatttctaaccaaactgtgtaattcgttttttttcatctacatttaatgttccatacacatatcataagattcgatgtaataACTACCATAACACTTTTCTAAAAaagtttttaggaactaaacacagcctagatCACCTCCCAGCCATCCCAATTTCTCGTTGACCTTAGATCTGAAATGGAGTGGACTAAAAATAAAGAAATTCGCGTACGCGCCTCCTCGGCTTCTTTCCCCAAACCGCAGCACGCGAGCACGGAGAACCCCACCCCACGCTCCAAAACGGCTCCTCATCTCTCATCACAGTCTGAATCCAGGATCCAATCAGGAGCTCCATACAAGCGGCAATGATCCAGCTGCTGTTCGCCGTGCTGGTGGCGGAGGCGTTCCTGACGGCGGCGCTGCTCTTCAAGACGCCGCTGCGGAAGCTGGCCGTGCTAGTGGTCGACCGGCTCAAGCGCGGCCGCCACGCGCCCGTCGTCGTCAAGACGGTCGCGGGCGTCGTCCTAGCGCTGCTCGCTTCGACGCTCTACAGCATGGCTCAGATCAGCGGCAGCGCGAGCGACAACGACTCCGGCTCCGGCGGCGGGCCCACGCCCACCGACCAGGTGCTCTTCTCGCGTCACCTCCTGGAGGCGTGCCTCATGGGTAGGTCTTGGTAACGCGCATCCGCCCACTCGATCATGTTCAGTACGCCTTGCCTATGCTATGCGGGCTCCTCTATCCCCATTTTCTGATTGGACTAGACTCCCTGTTTATCGCGTGCTTGGGTAGGGTAGGGGTTTGGTGAGATCTGAGTGTGATGAGTAGTCTGGGCAATCTAGGTTGGTGGGGGTGTACTGCTATGTTGCTTATTCAGGTGGCTGTTCAAGCGGGTGTGTTGATGCAAGCTAGTAACCCGAGCACGGAGCAGCAACTAGTTTTTAAGCTTTCAAATATTAACCGGACCAAGGTCTTTTTGGtctaaaaaagaaaagagcatcCATTCGTTGACCCTGCTTAGGGGATTAATAGGCGTGTTCGGCTCGCTTGTCTCAGCTTTttttagcttattctctctcacagaacactattgaatcagccaaaaccagccgAAACAAACTAGTACACAGTGAAAAAATGTATCAGCCGAACGGAACTTCGAACATTCTTGTGTATCTGTTTGTGAGTAAATGGAAAATTTGTATGGTCCAGCTAGTAATTTTATCTTATGAGAAACTATTTCGATCCAAATTATACAACTTTGCCATCCACACTCCACAGTGCAAAAAAATATAGCACACAGAGTTTGTGATGGGAAAGTTAAGTACTTTATTTAACATATATTAAGTATATTCTAGTGTACTTTTCCCTGGACACTAGAAATTTTACAAAAATATTGAGATCGAATTGAACTGTGATCATCTATCTACTTGTTGCATCAGCATTGAGTGCAGTCAGAATTGCTTGTTTTGATATATTGTGATCATCTATCTACTTGTTGCATCAGCATTGAGTGCAGCCAGAATTGCTTGTTTTGATATATTCTGTATGTATGTTGCAATGTGATTGCTAATATGCATATGACTCCAGTCGATGAGTCGAATGTGTTTATCTATCACATCCTTTTTACACATGGACCCTTTTTCTCTTGAAATATTGTGCTAAATGTTTCAGCACTGAATTTATGCTATCTGCTCTATGTTGAAGCCTGAGAAGAGCACTATTCTTTCAGGGTACTCCTTATTTCTTGCTCTAGTGATTGACCGGCTCCACCAATACATCAGAGATTTGCGTGTGTTCAAGAAGGACTTAGAGGTTGTACGTAAGCATAATAAAATGTTGGAGGAAACAAAACATGGAAATTCAGAGGAGGCAAAGAAGTACCAGGAAGAGATTGCCACTCTGAACAAGGAGATGAAGAAACTGAAGCTACAAGTCCAAGAAAAGATAGAAGAGGTCCATGTTGCTGAGGACAAGGCACTTACTATCCAAAAGCAATCTGAAGGCTTGCTGATTGAATATGACCGCCTGCTGGAGGACAATCAGCATCTTCGGGATCAGCTGGTGTCAATTGACCTTTGAAGGAAGAGTATATTCAGGCATAAGAATGGTGAATCTAGTGCTGCTGCATCTGTTGCAGTTTGGAAGAATCATTGTTTACTCCTTTCATGGGATGCTAAAGAAATTCTTTTGGCAGATCATGTTACCACCCAAAGAGTACGACAGCTACCTGCTTCCTCACTTGTCAGTCTTAGCATCTCTAATTAACTAGCTGCTGCATTATATTGTTGGCAAAACTAGTGCAAGCATTATATGGTCTAGAACTTTGGAGTTTCTCTTATGTGTTTCTTGTGATGCCTACTTTTTATGTGTGCTGTAGTGATTACTGTTTTGAGCAGCATTTTATGATTATTGCAGATGTCATTCACATGTTGAAATCATGAACTCTGCTCTATGAGGTTCCCAGACTATTTTAAAAAAAGGTGTCATTGAGTAAAAAAAGATGtactttcacaaatattttcaaaatCAGAACCATTTTCGTTTTAGAACGAGAACTTATCAAGCTCAGCCTGAAGCAGCTGAAAGGATGGTAACCATGGTTAGCTGTCGAAGCCCAAAATGTAAACATTCTTGGCACTATCTGTTGGTGAGCAGTTCTTTGGTTTGTTCTGATTTGTAAATAATATTAGCCAGTCTAGAAAAAATTGGAATAAAATTCTAAATGCAGGCTGAGAGTTTGGAGCTACATAAATTGGCTATAAAATTTAAAATGTGTTGCATGTGCCAAAATTGGATGCATTCATGTTAGGTAGGCAGATAcataatttaaaaactatttaaccAGGCTAATCATCAAAGTACCTTGTGGTACTCAATGTTGGGGGGAGACTACACCCATGGGCACCCCAAGGGGCTCATCCGCTGCCCCGACCACACCCTGCTGAGGGAGAAAGCATCTACACCCTGCTGAGGGAGAAAGCATCTCACACGGGCGAAATGGCGGGCAACAAGGGAATGAACAGTCTTGGCCCGTCGGCGCACCTAGCACTTCGCTCTAGCGAAATGGCGGGCGCAGCACGGTGTGGGGCAAGAGTCGCAGGGTCCTCATCTCGTCCAGGCGAAATGAGGGCGGCGGGCACCCGGTATCGCGGTGATCATGCCTTGTTTCCTTTTTTCGTTAGGGCGGAATGGCGGGTCCAGCGGTGAGGGCCCGCCCGCCGCAGCCCTTTTCGCTATGGCGAAAGGAGCAGCTCGGCTTGGGTTTGCGTGGCCATGGGCTTGGAGTTGGCTGGAGCTATTCGCTCGGGCGAATAGTCGTTAACAATTTGTTCAGTCGTCGTTGCAGGTCTCGCCGCAGGAGGGTCAGCTGCTCGTGTTTGGCCGACAGCCCTGTCCGCCTGGGCCCCCCTCGGTCGGCTACAGAGGCGACAAGTGGTGGAGCCGGTCTTTCCTCCTCTGGCCGGCGTCATCCGAGGCAGGCGGTGGCTCCAAATGGCGAAGGTGCCCTCGGCGGCGGGGAATATTCCCCGGATGTGTAGTAGTTGTAAGGGCATTATTGTCCTGCAAAAAGCCTACGGACATGTATAAATAGCCCCCAAGTGGGTAATGTAAAGGGGGAGAGCataagttgaatgaaaccaccaTATCGTCCCATCCGTGTTCCACTCTTCGCCTTGTCATGCCCCTGGAGCTCGCTCGTGCGGCAACCAGGTGTTCGAAGGCTTGGGCCTCGAACAACACTCAACAAAGAGCTTTATGCATGTATTGAGGTGAAAAATAGAACTTCATGTTCTTCAAACATTACCTATACATCTATCTATTTCCTTAGCAAACGATGTATTAGAACACATGTTTGAACAAAATATCAGACTTGCCATGTAGTTTGTTGTCGAGTTATTGAGAAAAGAAAATTATCCAACCAAAGTAATTTCTTTACATATGAAGATTTGACCCTGCAGTTCTTGTGCAACTATGCTATTATCCATTACCCACTTTTATGTTTTAAATTTGAACTAGGTCATAGATTTTCTTCTTGGATCTTGGTGCTCAAGTTCAGTCTGTGTTCTTGTTGACAAGAGAAATAGCCATTTCCTACGTCTCATTAATTGTTGTGCACAATTTCTGGGACCTTTACTTTCTATATACAAGTGGAGTAATATTTTAGTTGCTGACAAAATGTTTTGATAGGTTGGTGAAAATGAAGTGGTTTCTAATGGTTAATCGATTTATATGGAGCTGTAACTAGTAAGCCACATAGGTGCTGTTGACCCAAAACAAGGATAATCACttcgttcgtttgggcttgtttttggcttataagccgtactttttcagccaacgaacaatattttttctctcacactaaatcagccaacagtacttttagctatggcttatcagctaaaTAAGCCCAAGCGAACATAGCAATATCAAAATAAAGCTTTTTATTCACTTAAAAGCTCCACTAGAACCCTTATGACCAGTAAGTAGGGATGAAACATGTTAAAAAAAGTAGGGATGAAAACTGCACCCATCCCGAAAATGTCAAAATCTTATATGGATAGTTCGTGTCTGAATCCGAACATTTAATATCCGTAACATATTCGAATTTGAATACTCAAAATCAGATTTTTGATATGTATATTATGAGATACAGATATCAATATCCGGCCGATCCGTAGCCAATTGTGAGATCCGTCGCCATGTATGCTAGCTGATCTGGCCCGCTCCGCCCGCATGACTTGCCGATCACCAGACTACCCCTTGTCGCAAACTGTCTGCTCAGGTTGAGCACCAAGCCCGCTTGTCTTCATCGAATAACCTTGCACATGCACAACCCCTGCTGGTTGACATTTTCTCTACGCAAATCCACTGCAATATGCATGCTCATGAGCTCAAGAcagtcttaggccctgtttgcttggagaaattctggaggaatttgaatgaatctggaggaatttgtgagagaaaaacattgtttcggatgaaaaaagaagcggattaaGCTGAGTTTTAGTGGCCTTCGTGCGCATTAATTTACGAGATCAAGATAGTTAGTGGCCTTCCACTCACTCACGATCCGGATCGGAGCCTGCTTTCCTTCGTTCTTTCTGTATTGGATGCACGACCAATCAAGAaccaaaacaaaaataaaataaaagaatatCACCATACAGTGGATTCCTATTTCCAGCTGGAACATGTTGCCATGTATCCACCACCGACTTCGAATCCTTTGAGATTGCCTCGCTTCATGCACGTATGTTGTCAAACACGTGCCATCGAGCCATGCTGTTTCTTCATCTTCAACAGTGCACGTTTGTGTGATTAGTACCCTCGACAAGACGTGAGGTGGTTTGCATAGGGGTGAAAGTGGGCTAGCCCACGAGCCTACATATATACAGGCTTGTAGGCTAGCCCACTTGCACCCCTAGGTTTGGATATTGCTCTGATCTACCGGTCTTGTTTGACATCTTCTCACACCATGTCCTCACCTAAGGAGATCTTACTGTATGGTGCCACAACTATAGCCTTTTTGGAGATAACATCTAACTAAAAAAACTTAGCCACTGCCAATGCTCACGTCGACCCACGCCCTCAATTGTGAACTCTGCCATAATTGTCTACATTACCACAACTGAACACCATTACAACACAAAATTGTACCAAAATCGCAACCCCTTACCTACACAATCCAAATCCCAAACCCTAGCTTAGAAAAGTCAAAGCATTTTTGCTCCTAGTTTCATAATCAACCAAAATACTCCATCCTACTATAACTAAACTTAGGATTAGGCCATTGAAACACTTATCTTACTAGGGGATTTGTTCCACTCGCATAAGCAAGGTGGCAACACCATTGTGCAAATTGACCGCGATAGCCGTGGGAAGCCATGCATGCACCACCTTTGTGACCCCTTTGCCCTTCCTCCGGCCAAGGAACGAGTTAAGgaaagtgtcgggttcataaacccagggtccctcagggaccggcttccatgccaaggctcgaCCCGAGaatctaaaaacaacagggcaaaagGGCGCGGTtcagcaaccgaccggaaggcctggcccaagaagagcaacgcccgctcgtcagctacttcggcccacctatccgaccggagcgc encodes:
- the LOC136471608 gene encoding expansin-A24-like, with protein sequence MAPAPILAALLLLTVRMGVGRGVAANAPPPTTGWLRGAHATFYGGADASGTMGGACGYGNLYSQGYGSRTAALSTVLFNDGASCGQCYKIACDRKTDPTLCKPGVTVTVTATNFCPPNSALPDGGWCNQQRPHFDMAQPAWEKIGSDISTGIIPVIYQRVPCVRRGGVRFMINGHDYFNLVLVTNVAGAGSIKSMDVRTSDSTDWMPMARNWGANWNSMAYLSGKRLSFRVTITDGQTLVFTNVVPAGWTFGLTFASKLQFK
- the LOC136471609 gene encoding uncharacterized protein codes for the protein MIQLLFAVLVAEAFLTAALLFKTPLRKLAVLVVDRLKRGRHAPVVVKTVAGVVLALLASTLYSMAQISGSASDNDSGSGGGPTPTDQVLFSRHLLEACLMGYSLFLALVIDRLHQYIRDLRVFKKDLEVVRKHNKMLEETKHGNSEEAKKYQEEIATLNKEMKKLKLQVQEKIEEVHVAEDKALTIQKQSEGLLIEYDRLLEDNQHLRDQLVSIDL